The sequence below is a genomic window from Ignavibacteriales bacterium.
TGCCTCCTTATCGCCTGAAATAATTCCGCCGACTAATGGCAGTATCTTCTTAAAATAAAATTTATATAAAAATTTGAACACAGTATTTTCCGGCATTCTGAACTCAATTATTACTGCCTTGCCGTTCTCTTTCAGTATCCTGAAGAAAGAATCAAAGCCCTGCTGAATGTCATAAAAATTTCTTACGCCGAAGGCAACTGTAATATGTGATACTGAACCTGTTTTTATTGGGATATTCTCTGCAACCATTTGTACACTTTTGCCGTTTATCCATTTACATTTTTGATTAAACAGTGTAAGCATGTTATGTGAAAAGTCCGCCCCGAATATTTTTACAACTCCGT
It includes:
- the ubiE gene encoding bifunctional demethylmenaquinone methyltransferase/2-methoxy-6-polyprenyl-1,4-benzoquinol methylase UbiE: MDSSKKKKVKRIFDSIASRYDLLNHLLSFGIDRYWRKKALKLSGINSQSILLDVACGTGDVAIQAYKYGVVKIFGADFSHNMLTLFNQKCKWINGKSVQMVAENIPIKTGSVSHITVAFGVRNFYDIQQGFDSFFRILKENGKAVIIEFRMPENTVFKFLYKFYFKKILPLVGGIISGDKEAYKYLPDSVEEFDEKIKLPELLSNSGFKKIEKHNLTFGIVQVVIAEK